One Gallus gallus isolate bGalGal1 chromosome 11, bGalGal1.mat.broiler.GRCg7b, whole genome shotgun sequence DNA window includes the following coding sequences:
- the CFAP20 gene encoding cilia- and flagella-associated protein 20 isoform X1 has product MDTWHSGVRNGHIKRITDNDIQSLVLEIEGTNVSTTYITCPADPKKTLGIKLPFLVMIIKNLKKYFTFEVQVLDDKNVRRRFRASNYQSTTRVKPFICTMPMRLDDGWNQIQFNLSDFTRRAYGTNYIETLRVQIHANCRIRRVYFSDRLYSEDELPAEFKLYLPVQNKAKQ; this is encoded by the exons ATGGACACTTGGCACTCTGGG GTGCGCAATGGCCACATCAAGCGGATCACCGATAATGACATCCAGTCACTGGTGCTGGAGATTGAAGGAACAAACGTCAG TACCACGTACATCACGTGCCCTGCTGACCCAAAGAAGACCCTGGGCATTAAGCTGCCTTTCCTAGTGATGATCATCAAGAACCTGAAGAAGTATTTCACTTTTGAAGTGCAG GTGCTCGATGACAAGAACGTACGGCGGCGCTTCCGGGCGAGTAACTACCAGAGCACAACACGAGTGAAGCCCTTCATCTGCACCATGCCCATGCGGCTGGACGACGGCTGGAACCAAATCCAGTTCAACCTCTCAGACTTCACGCGCAGGGCTTACGGGACAAATTACATTGAGACTCTGAGAGTTCAG ATCCACGCCAACTGTCGCATCCGACGGGTGTACTTCTCTGACCGGCTGTACTCTGAGGATGAGCTCCCAGCTGAGTTCAAGCTGTACCTCCCTGTCCAGAACAAGGCCAAG CAATAA